The Antennarius striatus isolate MH-2024 chromosome 11, ASM4005453v1, whole genome shotgun sequence genome window below encodes:
- the si:ch211-51a6.2 gene encoding neurotrypsin isoform X1 → MDWRKAVPCCLLLALLVRAEEIEGGHLRTKQGAALPSCSEDFTQLGYYNGAVSQSDSGSPCLKWTDFPDYMQQYPGRGLGEHSFCRNPDRDVKPWCFIRQTSGAISWAYCDCRQGAARLVGGSSGNSGRLEIYLNGQWGAVCDTHWNDRDASVICRQLGLGEIGTALQHSYYGPGSVFHYERLGCLGNENSLLECRSRKFIVSDCNHGNEAGVVCAEPEGMGIPMRLVGGLEDFEGRVEVYHDGRWGTVCDDQWDDADAEVVCRHLNLGGMAKAWTWAHFGQGSGPIWLDGVRCTGNELSLEECPHNTWEQHNCDHIEDAGVSCNPYTDGAVRLVGADNHWEGRVEVYHEGQWGTVCDDSWTQLNAQVVCRQLGFSGRADVAPDGVYEEGRGLILLDEVQCQGTESTLMGCKHSKWGQHDCSHSEDVGVRCERGGVAKEMPGLWPSVGPLVRLVAGESRKEGRVEVFINGQWGSVCDDGWNDVSAAVVCRQLGFTGVAKARSMAYFGEGQGPIHLDNVRCSGTELSLGQCPAVGQEGHDCRHSEDAGVICDYTLDPVGGASMQTCGFRLNNQRRRRRIIGGDKSLRGEWPWQVSLWLRSQSKGNHPLCGASLISPCWVVTAAHCFKRFGRDPTRYVLRLGDYHTEEQDDFERTLAPERIVIHKKYHSHSWENDIALLRLKGAEGNCVAFNPHTNAVCLPEGGRKWDKRPAACVITGWGVTDSEYSRTLLQAWVPLLPAWKCKKRYHERFTSRMLCAGSLSERHRVDSCQGDSGGPLVCQGEGGRWVLTGVISWGHGCGNPSFPGVYTRVSRFLRWIDKVVNKPFIG, encoded by the exons ATGGACTGGAGGAAAGCCGTGCCCTGCTGTCTGCTCCTGGCCCTGTTGGTGCGCGCAGAG GAAATCGAAGGCGGACACCTGAGGACCAAGCAGGGTGCAG CTCTTCCGTCCTGCTCAGAAGACTTCACACAGCTGGGCTACTACAACGGCGCGGTTTCCCAGTCAGACTCGGGCTCCCCCTGCCTGAAGTGGACCGACTTCCCTGATTACATGCAGCAGTATCCGGGCCGAGGCCTGGGGGAACACAGCTTTTGCAGGAATCCCGACCGAGACGTGAAGCCGTGGTGCTTCATCAGGCAGACGTCGGGCGCCATCAGCTGGGCATACTGCGACTGTCGTCAGG GTGCTGCCAggttggtgggggggtcatCGGGCAACAGTGGGCGTCTGGAGATTTACCTTAATGGCCAGTGGGGGGCAGTGTGTGACACGCACTGGAACGACCGCGACGCCAGCGTCATATGCAGGCAGCTTGGACTGGG TGAGATCGGTACGGCCCTGCAGCATTCCTACTACGGCCCGGGTTCCGTCTTCCACTACGAGCGCCTGGGTTGCCTGGGTAACGAGAATTCCCTCCTGGAGTGCCGAAGCAGGAAGTTTATCGTCAGTGACTGCAACCATGGCAACGAAGCAGGAGTGGTTTGCGCTGAGCCAGAAG gtatggGGATCCCCATGAGGCTGGTGGGAGGCCTGGAGGACTTTGAGGGTCGGGTTGAGGTGTACCACGACGGTCGGTGGGGAACCGTCTGCGATGACCAGTGGGACGACGCCGACGCTGAGGTGGTGTGTCGACATTTAAATCTGGG AGGCATGGCCAAGGCCTGGACCTGGGCCCATTTCGGCCAGGGCTCCGGTCCCATCTGGCTGGATGGGGTTCGGTGTACAGGAAATGAACTCTCTCTGGAGGAGTGTCCTCATAACACCTGGGAGCAGCACAACTGTGACCACATCGAAGACGCGGGGGTGTCCTGCAACCCTTACACAG ACGGTGCCGTCCGTCTGGTGGGGGCAGACAATCACTGGGAGGGCCGGGTGGAGGTTTACCACGAGGGGCAATGGGGCACCGTCTGTGATGACAGCTGGACCCAGCTCAACGCCCAGGTGGTTTGCAGACAGCTGGGCTTCAG TGGTCGAGCGGATGTGGCCCCCGATGGGGTGTATGAAGAGGGTCGGGGGTTAATCCTTCTGGATGAGGTGCAGTGTCAGGGGACAGAATCCACTCTGATGGGCTGTAAACACTCCAAGTGGGGCCAACACGACTGCTCCCACAGCGAGGATGTTGGAGTCCGTTGTGAGAGGGGGGGCGTTGCTAAGGAGATGCCGGGCCTCTGGCCGTCGGTTG GTCCTCTGGTGCGATTGGTCGCCGGGGAGAGCAGGAAGGAGGGGCGAGTGGAGGTCTTCATCAACGGCCAgtgggggagtgtgtgtgatgacggCTGGAACGACGTCAGTGCGGCCGTAGTCTGCAGACAGCTGGGATTCAC AGGCGTGGCTAAAGCTCGATCCATGGCATACTTCGGTGAGGGTCAAGGCCCGATTCACCTGGATAACGTCCGCTGCTCGGGCACCGAGCTGTCCTTGGGTCAGTGTCCGGCTGTGGGTCAAGAAGGTCACGACTGTCGTCACAGTGAGGATGCAGGCGTCATCTGCGATTACACCTTAGATCCTGTAGGGGGCGCTTCCATGCAGACCTGCGGCTTCAGACTCAACAACCAGCGGCGTCGACGGCGGATCATAGGAGGAGATAAATCACTGAG GGGTGAGTGGCCCTGGCAGGTGTCCCTGTGGCTCCGGTCTCAGTCCAAAGGCAACCATCCTCTGTGCGGCGCGTCCCTCATCAGTCCCTGCTGGGTCGTGACCGCCGCCCACTGCTTCAAAAG ATTCGGCAGAGACCCCACCCGCTACGTGTTGCGTCTGGGTGACTACCACACCGAGGAACAGGATGACTTTGAACGCACCCTGGCCCCTGAACGCATCGTCATCCACAAAAAGTACCACAGTCACAGTTGGGAGAATGACATCGCCTTGCTGAGGCTCAAAGGGGCAGAGGGCAACTGCGTGGCCTTCAACCCACACACCAATGCCGTGTGTCTACCGGAAGGGGGTAGGAAGTGGGACAAGAGGCCGGCGGCCTGTGTGATCACCGGCTGGGGCGTCACAG acTCAGAATACTCCCGCACGCTGCTCCAGGCCTGGGTGCCTCTCCTTCCAGCCTGGAAATGCAAGAAGCGGTACCACGAACGTTTCACCAGCCGCATGCTGTGCGCCGGGAGCCTGTCAGAGCGCCACCGTGTGGACAGTTGCCAGGGTGACAGTGGAGGCCCGCTTGTTTGCCAGGGGGAAGGGGGCAGATGGGTGCTGACGGGGGTCATATCTTGGGGTCACGGTTGCGGCAATCCTTCTTTCCCTGGTGTGTACACGCGTGTCAGCAGGTTCCTGCGATGGATTGATAAGGTTGTCAACAAACCCTTCAtcggatga
- the si:ch211-51a6.2 gene encoding neurotrypsin isoform X2, translating into MQQYPGRGLGEHSFCRNPDRDVKPWCFIRQTSGAISWAYCDCRQGAARLVGGSSGNSGRLEIYLNGQWGAVCDTHWNDRDASVICRQLGLGEIGTALQHSYYGPGSVFHYERLGCLGNENSLLECRSRKFIVSDCNHGNEAGVVCAEPEGMGIPMRLVGGLEDFEGRVEVYHDGRWGTVCDDQWDDADAEVVCRHLNLGGMAKAWTWAHFGQGSGPIWLDGVRCTGNELSLEECPHNTWEQHNCDHIEDAGVSCNPYTDGAVRLVGADNHWEGRVEVYHEGQWGTVCDDSWTQLNAQVVCRQLGFSGRADVAPDGVYEEGRGLILLDEVQCQGTESTLMGCKHSKWGQHDCSHSEDVGVRCERGGVAKEMPGLWPSVGPLVRLVAGESRKEGRVEVFINGQWGSVCDDGWNDVSAAVVCRQLGFTGVAKARSMAYFGEGQGPIHLDNVRCSGTELSLGQCPAVGQEGHDCRHSEDAGVICDYTLDPVGGASMQTCGFRLNNQRRRRRIIGGDKSLRGEWPWQVSLWLRSQSKGNHPLCGASLISPCWVVTAAHCFKRFGRDPTRYVLRLGDYHTEEQDDFERTLAPERIVIHKKYHSHSWENDIALLRLKGAEGNCVAFNPHTNAVCLPEGGRKWDKRPAACVITGWGVTDSEYSRTLLQAWVPLLPAWKCKKRYHERFTSRMLCAGSLSERHRVDSCQGDSGGPLVCQGEGGRWVLTGVISWGHGCGNPSFPGVYTRVSRFLRWIDKVVNKPFIG; encoded by the exons ATGCAGCAGTATCCGGGCCGAGGCCTGGGGGAACACAGCTTTTGCAGGAATCCCGACCGAGACGTGAAGCCGTGGTGCTTCATCAGGCAGACGTCGGGCGCCATCAGCTGGGCATACTGCGACTGTCGTCAGG GTGCTGCCAggttggtgggggggtcatCGGGCAACAGTGGGCGTCTGGAGATTTACCTTAATGGCCAGTGGGGGGCAGTGTGTGACACGCACTGGAACGACCGCGACGCCAGCGTCATATGCAGGCAGCTTGGACTGGG TGAGATCGGTACGGCCCTGCAGCATTCCTACTACGGCCCGGGTTCCGTCTTCCACTACGAGCGCCTGGGTTGCCTGGGTAACGAGAATTCCCTCCTGGAGTGCCGAAGCAGGAAGTTTATCGTCAGTGACTGCAACCATGGCAACGAAGCAGGAGTGGTTTGCGCTGAGCCAGAAG gtatggGGATCCCCATGAGGCTGGTGGGAGGCCTGGAGGACTTTGAGGGTCGGGTTGAGGTGTACCACGACGGTCGGTGGGGAACCGTCTGCGATGACCAGTGGGACGACGCCGACGCTGAGGTGGTGTGTCGACATTTAAATCTGGG AGGCATGGCCAAGGCCTGGACCTGGGCCCATTTCGGCCAGGGCTCCGGTCCCATCTGGCTGGATGGGGTTCGGTGTACAGGAAATGAACTCTCTCTGGAGGAGTGTCCTCATAACACCTGGGAGCAGCACAACTGTGACCACATCGAAGACGCGGGGGTGTCCTGCAACCCTTACACAG ACGGTGCCGTCCGTCTGGTGGGGGCAGACAATCACTGGGAGGGCCGGGTGGAGGTTTACCACGAGGGGCAATGGGGCACCGTCTGTGATGACAGCTGGACCCAGCTCAACGCCCAGGTGGTTTGCAGACAGCTGGGCTTCAG TGGTCGAGCGGATGTGGCCCCCGATGGGGTGTATGAAGAGGGTCGGGGGTTAATCCTTCTGGATGAGGTGCAGTGTCAGGGGACAGAATCCACTCTGATGGGCTGTAAACACTCCAAGTGGGGCCAACACGACTGCTCCCACAGCGAGGATGTTGGAGTCCGTTGTGAGAGGGGGGGCGTTGCTAAGGAGATGCCGGGCCTCTGGCCGTCGGTTG GTCCTCTGGTGCGATTGGTCGCCGGGGAGAGCAGGAAGGAGGGGCGAGTGGAGGTCTTCATCAACGGCCAgtgggggagtgtgtgtgatgacggCTGGAACGACGTCAGTGCGGCCGTAGTCTGCAGACAGCTGGGATTCAC AGGCGTGGCTAAAGCTCGATCCATGGCATACTTCGGTGAGGGTCAAGGCCCGATTCACCTGGATAACGTCCGCTGCTCGGGCACCGAGCTGTCCTTGGGTCAGTGTCCGGCTGTGGGTCAAGAAGGTCACGACTGTCGTCACAGTGAGGATGCAGGCGTCATCTGCGATTACACCTTAGATCCTGTAGGGGGCGCTTCCATGCAGACCTGCGGCTTCAGACTCAACAACCAGCGGCGTCGACGGCGGATCATAGGAGGAGATAAATCACTGAG GGGTGAGTGGCCCTGGCAGGTGTCCCTGTGGCTCCGGTCTCAGTCCAAAGGCAACCATCCTCTGTGCGGCGCGTCCCTCATCAGTCCCTGCTGGGTCGTGACCGCCGCCCACTGCTTCAAAAG ATTCGGCAGAGACCCCACCCGCTACGTGTTGCGTCTGGGTGACTACCACACCGAGGAACAGGATGACTTTGAACGCACCCTGGCCCCTGAACGCATCGTCATCCACAAAAAGTACCACAGTCACAGTTGGGAGAATGACATCGCCTTGCTGAGGCTCAAAGGGGCAGAGGGCAACTGCGTGGCCTTCAACCCACACACCAATGCCGTGTGTCTACCGGAAGGGGGTAGGAAGTGGGACAAGAGGCCGGCGGCCTGTGTGATCACCGGCTGGGGCGTCACAG acTCAGAATACTCCCGCACGCTGCTCCAGGCCTGGGTGCCTCTCCTTCCAGCCTGGAAATGCAAGAAGCGGTACCACGAACGTTTCACCAGCCGCATGCTGTGCGCCGGGAGCCTGTCAGAGCGCCACCGTGTGGACAGTTGCCAGGGTGACAGTGGAGGCCCGCTTGTTTGCCAGGGGGAAGGGGGCAGATGGGTGCTGACGGGGGTCATATCTTGGGGTCACGGTTGCGGCAATCCTTCTTTCCCTGGTGTGTACACGCGTGTCAGCAGGTTCCTGCGATGGATTGATAAGGTTGTCAACAAACCCTTCAtcggatga
- the chchd1 gene encoding small ribosomal subunit protein mS37, translating to MAASRSIQEKVNRLINKKNGKPALKPNKPLVLKDFVANRKSGKGQQSCITEMTVMMACWKRNNFLDDMCSPEIKSFQDCVQANQAASRKTRKEDSSQGKNLSSEEATILLKRFPNLRTEI from the exons atggcgGCGAGTCGAAGCATCCAGGAGAAGGTCAACAGGCTGATCAACAAAAAGAACGGAAAACCAGCCCTCAAACCCAACAAGCCTCTGGTTCTGAAGGATTTTGTAGCTAACCGCAAATCGGGGAAAGGAC AGCAGTCCTGCATCACAGAGATGACCGTCATGATGGCCTGCTGGAAACGGAACAACTTCTTGGACGACATGTGTTCTCCTGAGATCAAATCCTTCCAGGATTGTGTACAAGCGAATCAG GCTGCCTCAAGGAAGACCAGAAAGGAAGACAGCTCACAGGGAAAAAATCTTTCCTCAGAAGAGGCCACAATCCTGCTGAAGAGATTTCCCAACCTGCGCACTGAGATCTAG